ctaggctagcatcacaacgtgacagacgaagagagctaatagcgtcagaaacacttgAGCGTCATGAGGCCAGGTTAACAGGACGGCGTGAGAGACGAAAGGAGTTGAAgcttcagaaacacctgagcaacgccacgacaggttaaataaccaacgtgagcgtgcacagcaacgcagagctgaaaatcatgtacaagcgtttgaaaatgccattaacacatcgtgtatacacgtttgtgacatttgcacgaagcattgatatcctaaccaaattcatactgtacgttacaacacagctgtattaggatatctacctgcagaactgtcttcaaaaacaacattacttttatgttcgcgctgccaaacacatgtgaccagtaataaaacaatagcaCCATCAAAGGCGTAATGGAATAATCTGGATCCAGGTTCAATACCAGATGAGATTCAAGCGCTGACGCAAGCAGAGCAGCGATTGCTGTGTAGAATCATCCCGCttgttaaaatcgtaaaatttactgggcttatacgggcagtacggtttccgcggACAAGCAGTGTTGTTTGCCCAAGATATCTTTGAGGTCAGTGAAAGATTACCTAATATGCTTCCAAGATCTTCCAGCCAGGTGGGTATCGTTGTAGTTACAGAACGTTTGGAGAATTTGAACATCACAAGAGAGTTCACAATATCTCGCGAAAAATTCTACAGCGCTTTAAGATGGTTAACTAGAAATAACCCACTTTATAGAGATGTACGCATTGACAAAAATGTCCAGATTAGTGAACAAGACTTAATACGACTTAGTGTGCCAGATATACCTGAAAACGgtgaacctgaaagaattgaaattccAAATGTATTCATTAGTATTAATGACGTTGCTAGAATTATTCGGGCTTCATGGCATTAAGGTGACCACAGCGTTTTCACTTCGGGATTTGCCGGCGTGCAATGTAATGGCATGCACGTTATTTACCCTAAAGCCATACAGTTTCCAGCAATATTCAATTATGGTACGGCTGAAAGAAGGATGTTGCCCTTAGCTTTGTCATGGGCATCCACCTTCCATAAAATGCAGGGCAGCACCGTCGACCATGCAGTAGTATATTTAGGCTCAAAATTGTTTGAGGAAGGACAAGCATACGTGGCTCTAAGTCGAGTCAAGTCTCTGGAAGGGCTATCTATGTATTGAGGaattagattgtactaaattatcaggtaagaaaccatgtaataatgatgcactgaatgaattaaatagaatgaggaatattcggtagacaatttcactaaatactaaaaacaagaaaataaaaatcggtaaaaaaacttttaagttaaacgtttttattttatgtgcactgaaaactacaaaataaataaatagttacttacctatcaacctacgtaggtcatctcggtcattaatatctctgatggtagtggttgtcataacatgaaccatgtcagcggccgaaaggcagttcatgaaagaacactaacaccagggtttgcttggtaggtaaactaagcacacactataacaagtaagtattttgaccttctagttcagaaatattttagtactaggcaaaatagcttttaggcatattagactaaaataaaaacgtggggcccctCTGAAATCATATCTATGGCAGAGCATATCTTATACTTTGGTAGATCATGAGCTCGGCGTTCGCTGGTGAAGCCGCCACGGCTGGTTATGATGGCTGATGGTCAAAACCTCCAGTTACGATTATAGTAAGTCGATTCAGCGGACCCTGGACTCCGGAGCTATGAGGTTTTAGATGCGACCGGGATAAGCCgctaggatgatgatgatgacgattataataagtcgatacaatccacacttagtatagtagaaagtaatacagaaataataatgggccccacgtttttattttagtctaatatgcctaaaagctattctgcctagtactaaaatatttctgaactagaaggtcaaaatacctacttgttatagtgtgtgcttagtttacctaccaagcaaaccctggtgttagtgttctttcatgaactgcctttcggccgctgacatggttcatgttatgacaaccactaccatcagagatattaatgaccgagatgacctacataggttgataggtaagtaactatttatttattttgtagttttcagtgcacataaaataaaaacgtttaacttaaaagtttttttaccgatttttatttaatgtcattatattatttccgactattgttacacacacacatatttcgACTATACTGTACCGTAGTATTTCCGACTATTTATTTCCAATTACGATCCATTATTACTGTCTTCGTGATAAAACTGTAAGGTATTCGAAATGTTgggaataatataatgatagtaaaaaaaacacgagtttaaaccgtaaaactattttaaacgaTGTCAGCAAAAACCAAAGAATTTTGTGTGATTTTATACGGAGCCGGAGATTTATAAGCTCCGATGGCATTGTGAAAATTCTCTATAGAAGAAACGTTTAACGTACCTAACACAGaactgaaaatataaatatttaaagtggtactaaatcattaaatacaatattatactGAATGCCACTtagcatagataataatattcacTCAATAAATGCAATTTTAGGTCAAAACCTATAAAATTGCGTTCGTTATTTTGTGACGAAAAACGTCAGCTCTTGATTAACAGAAGGTCATCTGTATTATCCACCCGCAGTTGGAGCACATGCCCAAAATACATATTAGGTCAagggaaataataattaacgcaAATGATGCGTTTATAATTAACTAGCATAGTAGCAACCCGCCCCAGCTTTGCACGAGAAGCAGAGAATTTTTTGTGGCCTAAACAGCGCcccaaaaagtatttttaaaaattaaactacttCTCTACATTTTTTGGTGTAAATACCCTTTTAACGTAGATAAAAATGGTGcctttatatataatttaataatatatagagtTAGAAGCAATCCCTTTTAAAGTTTTCAAATGCAAAGTTTTGAGATGAGTTAAAAAATTCTATACTCCTTTTCCAAGAAATAATTTCGTAGTATTTTATTAGACTTTTGAAAGGTATTATAAtatcaaaacataataaattcacAACGTAATATAAAAATTGGATCGAAACTAAAAATAGCATACTTGACATGATGTCTTAAAGGTGCTTCTGTGGACCGTCGAGGCAAGCCGCCAGGTCCTCGAACATTGGGCGAGTCGTGAAAGAAGACGGCTGGTAGAAATATCTCCACCGCATCTAAGcactgaaaaatataaaaaatagcaACAAATGAgtgtattcaaattaaataaataaacagcctTATATACTATCCATTTAAAAGATAAGAAAAGGTAAGAAGTAGATAAATCAATACTCTAAATATGTTGGGTAAGTATGTAGGTACAGAGTTGCTAAGTTTCGAGTCGGTATATTGCCCCCTCCTGGACAACTCAATTACATTGAATTGGTTTCAATTAACGAGAACTTCACAGATACAGGATGAGCACAGGATTACTGTAAGTACAaacgtaaaatatttaatatcgaAATTTACATTTTACCTGTGTTTCACAATTATTAGTATAATTTACACCTCGCCACCATTGACAAATGACGAGATACTAATCGGTACATATtaataggcagcgacttggttctgcccctTGAATTGCTGAATTTCATGAGCCAGCACTGGTACTTGCCCACGACACTGCAAAGAGCTCAAAAACTGAaacaaagatattaaaaaaataacctacATTGCCCAGTAAAATTCTCAGATACGAGCAGCTGAAATTTATTACAGTAACTGAAAAGAGTTGCTGTGGGATTTACCCGCGTAGCGATTCTTGATATGTAATTGGCACACCGGATCATTAACGTCATTGTTCATGTGCCTTCTGTCTAACATGTACCTAtcttatttacaataatttatataactTCTGCATTTCTACAcggattttaattttgtttaggtTCGTCACCTTTATTGTGTGAGATTAACTgtcttagtttatttttatgctCAGAAATGTGAACATGAGACACTAGTTCTTCATCTCAGTTctgtagtacaacggctgccccagcctttaAAATGGCCGGTGTGACAATATCCACCCATAAGGGCGCATAAGACCTTGAACCACCAGTGAATTTAGTACCATCATCCTGTATATGATCGGTCATTTTAATATCTTCTTTATTTATAGTCATCATTTTCCAAGAATGATTTAGGCAGTCAAATTACACAGAATTTATTCATTCTGAGTATTTTAGTGGTGTCTTTATTAGACTAGATATCATATAAACTGTTCCTCCATTActaaaaactaaatgtattgcGAGAATTAGTATTTCCATGCTTCTACAAGCGTGTGTAGGTATATACAATGTATAATACTTTGTGAATCTCaagctaaaattaaaattcgaaatctTAGTCATTACAAGGAGTCGAATTTTTAGTCAACTACTAACTACGCCTACTAAGTAAATAAGAGTCACAATGATTGTGTTGGTTAATAGACGTAATATTTCGCGGCAGTAATAGAGTGGATATTGAAATTGACACCAAGGCGGGATCACgatgcattattaaaaatgaataagtACATACTAgtaagtaatatattttttactttatacgTACCTACTCGGAAAGTCAATGTTTGAATAATGGTAGTGCTGATTGGAAACaagcattcccgatcctgcggaccgaatggaaagcagtcaacgtcgcccaaaacacgtcatttcggatcctcccgatccactaacggtgcttttaggtacctcaagcaccggtcatcgttcccgtcgaacccgtcgcttgcgacgaagggctcgacgagtaaattaatccacagacacagcccactgagtttctcgccggatcttctcagtgggtcgcgtttccgatccggtggtagattctgcgaagcacggttcttgctagggttcatgctagcaacgtcgtcaggtttgagtcccgtgagctcacctattagttaaggttaagctgaaatagcctctcaaggatatcagcttaggtaggaaaaaaaaggagcaAGTTGCTTGACTATTTTGAtaagataatatatattatgtattatataagtataaacatatagacatatattAATAGCCCCTTTAAATCTTGTGGCGTCAAAGAAAATCCAGTAAAGTATTTCAGAAATCTTTTATAGGAAACTGCTTGAAAAAGCACGCTGAAATGCTCAATcatcaaaataacaaaaaaaaaagctgaaatcGGACTTCTTGTCACAGAGAAGAGTTTGGCATTGCTGTAGACATCCAGCTGATAAAATGGTTCTCCTAAATTCCTTTATTATCCTTCCCAAAATCCCGTAATATCAAATTTGAAGCATAAAtcgaactggtggtaggacctcttgtgagtccgcgcgggtgggtaccaccaccctgcctatttctgccgtgaagcagtaatgcgtttcggtttgaagggtggggcagccgttgtaactatacttgataccttagaacttattgcatggcgcatttacgtcatggatgtctatgggctccagtaaccacttaacaccaggtgggctgtgagcccatctaagcaacaaaaaaaatattataataattaagaatCAAAAGAATCTTTGCGATTACATcgtgttaaaaatttatttcctCCTTGttgaaaactaaaatttattgaGAGCATCTTAATCAACCTCAATTATTCATATCGCAGATCAAAGCCATTATTAACAACGATCTAAAGTCATACATTGAGAAAAACGAAGCATTCAATAAAAACTTTGCAGAGGTTTCCAATCCCAATGAGGCTTGGCATGGACTAATCTTCTTTCGATGATAAACATGCTTTTCAATTGGACCTTTCAACAAAGCCTCCGAAAAGTATGATCACACTTGAAAAGGCCAAAAACGAAATCTTCCTCAAAATTTAACTTCATAACAcctcttaattaaaaataactcaCAAGAAATTGGGTCTTACTTCTAATAATGCGTGTAAGTGTAATCATTAGAGCTCATGGGCCCATAGGATTAAGTAGTTCGAACCCTGACttcacacgtccttacggatccatcagatccaataacctttgcattagatgccttcagctctaatactagtggcaggcttagggaccccggtaaccgtactcgtcgaactcgacaaagaggtcgacgtgcaacctaacccatgcatcagcccgctgagtttctcgccggatcttctcagcgggtcgcgattccgatccggtagtagattcattcgcgaaacaattgctcttgagttgttaggtctccttcggaggcgctcgggcagttgttagcaaatcccacccctcttggctgagcctttgctcgcccacctgtcctggtgaaactggaaaggccttcgggccaccagtatactttcaatcataaaaaaaaaaaaaaaaaaaaaccctgacTTCAAACCGGGAATACTGCTACCCACCTTGGAACATAAAGGAAGTCCAAATTTTGTGGTGTTTTATGCTCTCCTATCCCAAAATCGTAATGTCTACttggcggcagaaataggcagactgGTGGTATCTGTCTACGCGTGTAGGTTCATAAACCGTActgttaattttataaatctgTTGGAAATAGCCCTTTCATTTCTCGTATTGAAATCTCAAGTCATTGAAATACTGAACGACTCTGAGTGTAAAGAATTTTCACACGATTTCAatcaacttttaaaaatacattagtgcATCTCAAAAAGTAGATAACAATTGTTAGAAATTCTAACGGTAACCACTTGCCATAGAAACTGCGGCCGACAATAATGATTATTACCTTATTCAACCGTTTATCCGGATACGTGAAAATCCAAAATTGAACCGTTgacatattaattatttttgaacatTAAAACAACACAAATCCGGTTCATGACGTGCTCCCCTTTCCCATAAATCAATGGAAATCAAAACGCTTTCAAATTACTTTCCCTTCAGTTATCCGTGCATGCATAAGGCGCGTCACCCAATTCTTTAATTATTCGTCGTCGATGATATATCGGAAGCTAATCAGTATTCAGCGTGGATGGCTAAGGAGCCGTGTATAGCATTGTTGAAGTTTATACTTCGTCGGTCTTTGGCCCCTATATATTTGGAGAAAGTACAATTTCTCCTATATTCTCctgttcttatttatttattacgtgtaCCCACATCTTTCATATTACATAATTAGTTTGCAAATTAGTACTGAGCATcatgacacaaaaaaaaactaaaacttcaatattaattgtttatttattaacttacattaataataaataatcactaactaaataatttataatcaataaATAGTAGAATTGCGTAGGTAGTTTTCACGACTAACGCCGATGGCACCGGACTCATTTTTAGCTTCTCTTTATAATGACAACAACGAGCCAACATTGTTACTTCTGAAATTAAGGAAATAACTAGATACATTTTATGAACAATGATGTTTGTTACAACTTCCACAAAGTACATAAAGTCATTATAATTACTATTATATACTCAATTGAAAGTAGTTTAAACAAAACTTGATGTACGGactgtgaaaataaaatattcctaCAATAAATTAGGGTATCTGTATCTTGTATATCTTCACTACCATCATTCAAGAACAAGCAttctttacattattttatttataatgcttgcctataaaaaaaaacaaagaaaatcgcACAGCAAAAATCTTTTTACATCTTAAGAATGTTGTTAAATatgctaaaacaaaaaaaaaaaattaccaatacaataaatattaaagatattgCTAAAATTATCTTCCTGTACAAACAAAGCGTACGGCACTCTTAAGAATTTACaagtaaagtatttattttactaacCTAGTATAAGGTTGGAATTCGTAAATGTCGTCGACGACTCTGCGCATTCGACAAATAACGCCACACGAAGGTTCCTGCCTTCCGTAGACAAGGATTGCGCGTTCCAACAACTGCTGCGCTGATGTTAACTGCAccactattaaaattaaaaaaaaaaacattatctacaaatatataaaataaatagctgacccggcagacttcgtaatgcctcaatcgataaataaaagacccaaacaaaaggaatccgttcgacgggggacacatcaaagaaaaaacaaaactgttatttttatttaattcctagaaTTTTcatcatttatctaccttttaaaccttctctggacttccacaaataattcaagaccaaaattaggcaaatcggtccagccgttctcgagttttagcgagactaacgaacagcaattcatttttatatatatacaagatagaagatagacataagatagatagataagaaatcaaatcaatttgaTATAATTTTCCTCTGTTTGTGAAccaatttgttttgtaatatcTATGGACTAGGCCTAATCTTATGGATACAAAAATTTACGACTTTTCTTCTTCTCGATCTTTACAAGAAATGTAACTAAGAAAACAAATGaggaaatacaatatttaaaattaaactaaatttgtTAGTAATTACGATCAAATTTCGATCACCGGGCGAACACTTGTACTAAATACTGGACGTTTAAACACTGTCTGAAGAGCGAAGACGGGTTGCAAGGATACATACCTCAGAAAAAATACTTCCGAAAGACTGAGGTTCGAAAATCTTTGTTTTAGTGCATATAATGCAACGTCCTCTCGAGGAAAATCTGTATCCGCATGGAAATCTGCCTAATGAATTACTGAACAAATTATGGAATTGAATTGATAGAGGGAGAGAGAGTATTCATTATTGAACACCAAAACGTAACCGACCTTGATGTTTTCAGTCGtagtaaagtttaaaattattatttctgtaagCATGCATGTAGTACGAGTATTCACGATAAGCAACGCATGGATAGGTCCCAATATCTCGCATATTTCTATCGAAAATAATTAATGGGTTTCatttcacatttttatttagacTTTAAACTCATCCACCGACATTCATCTCCTAATGTGGGCAGCGTTCAAGTTGATATGTCCGTGGACCCCGGTAGTAACTTAACATCAAATGAACCGTGAGTTAGTTTGACAGACTACTGCAATTAAAAGCATTTACGGTTAGCTACGTTAATTACGTTTTTGTGATTTTTCCtcctttattttattgattttaattttaaaatcaatgatCTAACACAACGTTGCGCATAGACTTTAAATACGGGTACATGGTATGATATATTATATCGTGTGATTGAAtggaattacaattaaataaccACATTTTCTAATTTAAACGTTTTTGCAGTTATCAACCGCAGAACATAAGTAAAATACAATAAGACATTATTGCTTTTGTTGAAAAACGTCGCTGGAAATTACTGTTGCTTTGAATACAAATATGTCATTAGTTATACTGTAAAAGGTAATGTGTAACCACAATGATTCTATTtaccatttttcttttttacttaGGTATGCATGCgcagatgagctcacgaccGACCTGAAGTTAAGCGATCACCTATGTTCAGAAATACTACGCATGAATACCAACAATTAAACTCACGATGTCAAATCATATCGCTACAGCTACCTTACATTAGTACTTACAGATATGGGTTCATTGTTTTCAAATAATGATCAAAACATACCGTTTCTAGCTCCATAGCTCCGGTCCTCTTCATCCTTATTAACAGCGTCGTCTTTTTTGAAATTGATTAGCTTTGGTATCACAAGCAACATACAAACTACAGCCAGCATTGTCACTATCTTCTTGAATATTAGAAATTTGAGGAGCACCTTTGCAATCGTTAGGATGTCTAATTTCAAAGACAGTTTGTCGAAGAAATTAAAACCGGCCATGCCATACGGTACACCGTAAGATGGTTTCGGGGGCGGTCCGTAGACTGGGAGTATGGGTTTGTAAATCGGTGGCCCATACGACTGAGTCGGTGGTCCGTATGTCTGAGCCGGCGGGCCATATGTTTGTGCCGGAGGTCCATACGAATGGCTTGGTGGACCATAATTAGGGGACGGAGGGCCATAAGTATTAGGGGGAGTGTCATAGGTAATTTCAGGTTCGAATTTTACTGGCGTTCCGTAACTCGGAGATGGCGAGTAACTGGATGGTCCGGAGAAACTTGACGATCCTGATGAACTGAAACTGTCGCTCGGTGGAGAATAATCATATCCAGACGAACTGTCGTCACGATTCGATATTTTCTTTTCGCCGTCTTTCGCGGTCACTATGATAACGCCTTGTTTTGCCTTTTCTGCTTCtatccgtgattttgaataggCGGCCAAATATGAATCTGCTTTCAGCGTATCAGTCTTGGTAACGTTATTCGGGGCTACTATCGCGGAGGCGCAAACGGCGAGCGCCAGTAAAGCAGCACAATACCGAAACAACATTTTGCCGATTGTAAATTTAGCTACCGCCCGAAGGAAGTTATCGCCATCGATCGCGACTGACGAATGACAAGCGATGTAGCCTCTCATTCAGTTTTCACTTTTGACTTACCGTAAAAGAACCTAAATATGATAATGGAACACAATTAAATTCTCTAAGTGAGGTCGGTACGTTCCGCATTGCTCATGGCAAGTATGTGCGCGCACATCGCGTCTCGCATGTTAATGCTCGCTGAAGGAGAGCGCCCGTGCCCCGTCAACTCACCTTCTTGGATGAACCCCACCGGCCCACGCCTTTCATCGCATTACCAAATCTTTTATAGGCATCAATTTGTTGGCGAAAGTTTTATCATTCTTTTAATCAGTAATGACATATTGTTTTAATAGATTGGGGGAAATAGGgac
This is a stretch of genomic DNA from Bombyx mori chromosome 23, ASM3026992v2. It encodes these proteins:
- the LOC101745588 gene encoding uncharacterized protein LOC101745588, with amino-acid sequence MRGYIACHSSVAIDGDNFLRAVAKFTIGKMLFRYCAALLALAVCASAIVAPNNVTKTDTLKADSYLAAYSKSRIEAEKAKQGVIIVTAKDGEKKISNRDDSSSGYDYSPPSDSFSSSGSSSFSGPSSYSPSPSYGTPVKFEPEITYDTPPNTYGPPSPNYGPPSHSYGPPAQTYGPPAQTYGPPTQSYGPPIYKPILPVYGPPPKPSYGVPYGMAGFNFFDKLSLKLDILTIAKVLLKFLIFKKIVTMLAVVCMLLVIPKLINFKKDDAVNKDEEDRSYGARNVVQLTSAQQLLERAILVYGRQEPSCGVICRMRRVVDDIYEFQPYTRSNNVGSLLSL